One Pseudocalidococcus azoricus BACA0444 DNA segment encodes these proteins:
- a CDS encoding Uma2 family endonuclease, with translation MSQATAPQLYSPEEYLAFEETARERHEYIDGEIRLMPGGRRNHAKLGGRLFFLLTLALDSQPYEIYPSDMRIWIPARNVYTYPDLTMTLYPSQTQPGRDDVVINPVLIAEVLSKSTQAYDRGEKFAIYKAIPTLQEYLLIDQYQVEVWQFIKQPDGQWQEIILSGLDATLTLTFANVTIQLADLYQKTDLIP, from the coding sequence ATGTCCCAGGCCACTGCCCCCCAACTCTACAGCCCTGAAGAATATCTGGCATTTGAAGAAACTGCCCGAGAGCGACATGAATATATTGACGGAGAAATCAGGCTCATGCCCGGCGGAAGACGAAACCACGCCAAACTGGGTGGAAGGCTTTTTTTTCTCTTGACCTTAGCCCTTGATTCTCAACCCTATGAGATTTATCCCAGTGATATGCGGATCTGGATTCCAGCCAGAAACGTTTATACCTACCCTGACTTAACCATGACGCTTTATCCCTCCCAAACTCAGCCTGGCCGAGACGATGTGGTGATCAATCCAGTGTTAATTGCGGAAGTCTTATCAAAGTCAACCCAGGCCTATGATCGGGGTGAAAAATTTGCGATTTACAAAGCGATTCCTACACTGCAAGAATATCTATTGATTGATCAATATCAGGTTGAAGTCTGGCAATTTATCAAACAACCGGATGGTCAATGGCAGGAAATAATTCTCAGTGGATTAGACGCAACTCTAACCTTAACGTTTGCCAATGTCACGATCCAATTAGCTGATCTGTATCAAAAAACTGACTTAATCCCTTAA
- a CDS encoding Uma2 family endonuclease, protein MISISPLTQRYSPEAYLALEETARERHEYIDGEIRLMPGGTRNHCKLGIWLCVLLTLAIDSQPYEVYNGDMRLWIPQRNAYTYPDLTIVPQPSETQPGRDDVVINPVLIAEVLSKSTQAYDRGEKFAIYKAIPTLQEYLLIDQYQVEVWQFIKQPDGQWQEIILSGLDATLTLTFANVTIQLADLYQKTDLIPEK, encoded by the coding sequence ATGATCTCTATCAGCCCCCTCACCCAACGCTACAGTCCCGAAGCATATTTGGCACTTGAAGAGACTGCCCGAGAGCGACATGAATATATTGACGGAGAAATCAGACTCATGCCTGGGGGAACCCGCAATCATTGCAAACTGGGGATTTGGCTTTGTGTTCTGTTAACCTTAGCCATTGACTCTCAGCCCTATGAAGTTTACAACGGTGATATGCGCCTCTGGATTCCGCAGCGAAACGCTTATACCTATCCTGATTTAACGATTGTTCCTCAGCCCTCCGAAACTCAGCCTGGCCGAGACGATGTGGTGATCAATCCAGTGTTAATTGCGGAAGTCTTATCAAAGTCAACCCAGGCCTATGATCGGGGTGAAAAATTTGCGATTTACAAAGCGATTCCTACACTGCAAGAATATCTATTGATTGATCAATATCAGGTTGAAGTCTGGCAATTTATCAAACAACCGGATGGTCAATGGCAGGAAATAATTCTCAGTGGATTAGACGCAACTCTAACCTTAACGTTTGCCAATGTCACGATCCAATTAGCTGATCTGTATCAAAAAACTGACTTAATTCCTGAAAAATGA
- a CDS encoding Uma2 family endonuclease, translated as MSATTLNQSYRSQEYLAFAETARERYEYSDREIRLMPSGTPNHKSISGNFLFLLKLALRSQPYKIFPVNQRLWISAKNIYTYPDLIVTHQPIKLKSDRIDTVINPWLIAEVRSKSTRNYDYGEKFPAYGTMGRLQDYLLMDKYQIQIDHCTKPSQSQWLLTVYNASDLNSISRCVGYSDQNRGYL; from the coding sequence ATGTCTGCAACTACCTTAAATCAAAGTTATCGCTCTCAAGAGTATTTAGCATTTGCAGAAACTGCCCGAGAGCGATATGAATATAGTGACAGAGAAATCAGGCTCATGCCCAGCGGAACCCCTAACCACAAGAGCATATCTGGAAATTTTCTATTTCTGCTCAAGCTAGCTTTACGTTCTCAGCCCTATAAAATCTTCCCTGTCAATCAACGACTGTGGATTTCCGCAAAGAACATATATACGTATCCCGATCTAATCGTGACACACCAACCCATTAAACTTAAATCGGATCGGATTGATACTGTCATAAATCCATGGTTAATCGCTGAAGTGCGATCTAAATCAACTCGTAATTATGACTATGGAGAAAAATTTCCTGCCTATGGCACTATGGGTCGTTTGCAAGACTATCTTCTCATGGATAAATATCAAATTCAGATTGATCACTGTACCAAACCATCTCAGTCTCAATGGTTGTTAACCGTTTATAACGCGTCTGATCTGAACTCTATCTCCAGATGTGTTGGGTATTCAGATCAAAATCGCGGCTATTTGTGA
- a CDS encoding protein adenylyltransferase SelO, which translates to MNRINPFLGLDYLPAFQSLGDLYSDPVAAAEFPQHLLRFRNNQILGILGLDPDRVTDEDFIAAFGKFQDREPLLAMRYHGYQFGEYNPRLGDGRGFLYGQVRGQDGELYDFGTKGSGTTPYSRGGDGRLTLKGGVREVLASEMLARLGVRTSRALSLIETGEQLWRGDEPSPTRSAVLVRFSRSHIRFGTFERLHALQRPDLIPPLLDHVLEYYYPHLLHRENPYLDFYQELVTKTAKLVAQWMAAGFCHAVLNTDNMSITGESFDYGPFAFIPTYDTNFTAAYFDHYGRYSYGNQPGICVWNLEMLQRPLAAVIDAKAMAEHLEKFAPLFQTAYIEAMIQRLGLPQLGLPAATKLVQATGEFLATSQVGYSEFFVELRKQFNPLWRVDAGHILAGSDLLTPLKPEQVDSWQMAYFQALNQLPESELANIQTNLKTYNSLVIMTRPTIEQIWEAITEQDDWGPFNQLILAIQA; encoded by the coding sequence ATGAACCGAATTAACCCGTTCCTTGGCCTGGACTATCTTCCCGCATTTCAATCCCTCGGTGATCTTTACTCGGATCCGGTGGCGGCGGCCGAATTTCCTCAACATCTGTTGCGCTTTCGGAATAATCAGATCTTAGGGATTCTTGGCCTGGATCCCGATCGGGTTACGGATGAAGATTTTATTGCCGCCTTTGGCAAGTTTCAAGACCGCGAACCCCTCCTGGCCATGCGCTATCACGGGTATCAGTTTGGTGAATATAATCCCCGTTTAGGTGATGGGCGTGGTTTTTTATATGGACAGGTGCGGGGCCAGGATGGGGAACTTTACGACTTCGGCACTAAAGGCTCTGGCACAACTCCCTATTCACGGGGCGGGGATGGCCGCTTAACCCTCAAAGGCGGGGTGCGGGAAGTTTTAGCCTCAGAAATGTTGGCTCGCTTAGGGGTGAGAACCTCTCGGGCCTTGAGTTTAATTGAAACCGGGGAACAACTCTGGCGCGGCGATGAACCCTCTCCAACACGCTCAGCCGTCTTAGTCCGGTTTAGTCGCTCCCATATTCGTTTTGGCACCTTTGAACGTCTCCATGCCCTCCAACGCCCAGATTTAATTCCCCCCCTCCTTGATCACGTTTTAGAGTATTACTATCCCCACTTATTACACCGAGAGAATCCCTATTTAGATTTCTATCAAGAACTGGTGACCAAAACCGCAAAATTAGTGGCGCAATGGATGGCAGCGGGATTTTGTCATGCGGTGTTGAATACGGATAATATGTCCATCACGGGGGAGAGTTTTGATTATGGCCCTTTTGCCTTTATTCCCACCTATGATACGAACTTTACCGCGGCCTATTTTGATCACTACGGACGCTATAGCTATGGCAATCAACCCGGCATTTGTGTCTGGAACTTAGAAATGTTACAACGGCCTCTCGCCGCCGTCATAGATGCTAAGGCCATGGCCGAACACCTAGAAAAATTTGCCCCCCTGTTTCAAACGGCTTACATTGAAGCGATGATTCAACGGCTGGGATTACCCCAATTAGGACTTCCAGCGGCAACAAAGCTCGTCCAGGCCACGGGGGAATTTTTAGCCACCAGCCAAGTTGGTTATAGTGAATTTTTTGTTGAACTCCGCAAACAATTTAATCCCTTATGGCGCGTAGATGCCGGGCATATTTTGGCAGGTTCAGACCTTCTTACCCCCCTCAAACCCGAGCAGGTTGACAGTTGGCAAATGGCTTATTTCCAGGCCCTCAACCAACTCCCTGAATCAGAATTAGCCAACATCCAGACCAACCTGAAAACCTATAATTCTCTCGTCATCATGACCCGACCAACCATTGAGCAGATCTGGGAGGCGATTACAGAGCAGGATGACTGGGGGCCCTTTAATCAACTGATTTTGGCTATCCAAGCTTAA